ATCCGCACCGAGCCCGAGCGCTTCGCCGCCGTGCTTGGCACCCGGCCCCGGGCGCGGATTCTGATTGAGGCCTCGACCGACAGCGAATGGGTGGCCCGCTGCCTCGAGGCCCTCGGCCACGAGGTCCTCGTCGCCGATCCGAACTTCGCGCCCATGTATGCCACCCGCTCCCGCAAGGTCAAGACCGACCGGCGCGATGCCCGGGCCCTGGCCGAGGCCTGCCTGCTCGGCGCCTACCGCCCCGCCCATCGCCTCTGCGATCCCCAGCGCCACGTGCGGGGCCGCCTCGGGGTCCGCGACGCCCTGGTCCACACGCGCCCGCGCTACATCTCGCTCATCCGGGCCCTGCTCCGCCAGCAGGGCTACCGCGTGCCGTCCGGCAGTGCGGAGAGGTGTGTCGACCGCGTTCAGGCCCTGCCCCTGCCGGGCCGCTTGCGCTCGGTGGTCGCGCCGCTGCTCGCCGTCATGCGGCCCCTCAACCAGCAGCTCGCGTACTCCGACGCGACGATCGAGCACCTCGCCGTCCAGGATCCCCGCGTGCCGCGGTTGCGCTCGGTCCCCTGTATCGGCCCCGTCACCGCCGCCGCCTTCCTCGCCGCCATCGACGACGCCCAGCGCTTCCGCCACGCCCATCAGCTCGAAGCCTCCCTCGGCCTCGTACCCCGCGAGCACAGCTCCGGCGACACGCAGCGCCGCGGCCCCATCACCAAGGCGGGCCACTCGCGCACCCGCTGGCTCCTGATTCAGGCCGCCGTCTCGATCCTCCGCCGACACCCGCCGCAGGCGGAGGAGCTGCGGACCTGGGCCCTGCGTCTCGCCGCGCGCCGCGGCAAACACGTCGCCGTCGTCGCCCTCGCCCGTCGTCTCGCCGGCATCCTCTATGCGCTGCTGCGCGATGGCAGCGTGTTCGAGCCCCAGCGCGTTCGGCCTCCGCGTCCCACGGCTGCCGCCCTCGTGGGCGTGTGACCCAGTCGACGACGCCCTGACGATGCGGGCCCTGATCTCTCGCAGGTTCGATGGGTGGGTGAGCGCGACATGTTGCCTGGCCGCTGTTGCAGGGCCGCCGCGTAGATGGCGCCCCCACCCTCGAATCCCCTCATGCGCCGGCGAGCATCCCTCGCCCTTGACGAGCGCGAATACAAGGCTGACGGAACCTCGCGAGATCGGCCCCACTGTCACCGGCCAGCCGTGAACGGAACAGATCTCAAATCCAGAGGGAGGGACCGAGTGGCGACTTGACACGGCCAGCCGGCTTCATACAAGGCAACATTAGCACCCTCCGGCGGCGGTCACCCCGTCCGGGGGTCCCAGCCCCCTGACATAAGGTCCAGACTCAGACACCGGGCGCCCCAGGAGCCGATGCCACAGCTCCTGAAGTACCCTCTCCGGCGCTTCGGCCAGCCCGAGGAGATCGCCGCCGCGATCCTGTACCTCGCGAGCGACGAAGCGGCGTACGTGACCGGCGTGGCGCTCCCCGTCAACGGCGGCTACACCGCCATCTGACCGCGCCCCCGGGGCTCGCTCGGGACCTTGCCCTCGCGGTTCACACCCGAGCGGTCAATTCACTTGCTGACAACATGTACGCGGACGGATACACCAAAGGTCGGCATCGCGCGCTTTTCCGCTTGACAGCTTCCGCGGGGCGTCATGGCCAGGCAGGGTCAGCCCTCTGAGAGTGCCGGCCCTGCGGCCCACGGTTGGCGGCGGAAGCGCATTCGAGCGGGGCCGAGTGAAAAATCATTCCCCGTCCCGCAAACGCGCGCCCCAGACGCTCCACGGAGGTGCGGAAAGCAGGGTGTAGAGTCGGCGCAGGAGGACTCGCCATGCAGAGCTCCGCGCCCACTGTCGTCCCCACGCCGGAGCGCGTCGCGGCGCTCGACCGGCTCGGCGACGAGATCGCCGAGTTGTCCGCGCACCTCGACGCCGCCACCGCACGCCTGCTCTCGTTCATCCGGGAGTTCGACGCCCGCGGCGGCTGGAACACGGGCTTCCGCTCCTGCGCCGCCTGGCTCTCCTGGCGGGTGGGGCTCGATCTGGGCGCCGCCCGTGAACGGGTCCGGGTGGCGCGCGCCCTGGGCACGCTGCC
The nucleotide sequence above comes from Candidatus Rokuibacteriota bacterium. Encoded proteins:
- a CDS encoding IS110 family transposase: MDHIGIDVHKRESQIYILAEGDEVVEQRIRTEPERFAAVLGTRPRARILIEASTDSEWVARCLEALGHEVLVADPNFAPMYATRSRKVKTDRRDARALAEACLLGAYRPAHRLCDPQRHVRGRLGVRDALVHTRPRYISLIRALLRQQGYRVPSGSAERCVDRVQALPLPGRLRSVVAPLLAVMRPLNQQLAYSDATIEHLAVQDPRVPRLRSVPCIGPVTAAAFLAAIDDAQRFRHAHQLEASLGLVPREHSSGDTQRRGPITKAGHSRTRWLLIQAAVSILRRHPPQAEELRTWALRLAARRGKHVAVVALARRLAGILYALLRDGSVFEPQRVRPPRPTAAALVGV